Genomic segment of Pseudobacteroides sp.:
GTTTAATGACGAGTATAAAATAGTAAGAAAGCAGATGTAATACATATCCTGTATAATAATTTTTATCAATAGGGGCAAAATAAAGAATAACTTTTTAAAGGGTGATTATTCTTGTTTGGCCAAAAAAATGATAAAACAACTAAAACAACAAATAAAATATCTGATAATAAATACAATAATATATCATTAACAAAACGTCTTGAGGAAAACATAACATTACTTGAAAACATATTTTCAGGTGATGAAATGCTGGTCACAAGAAGGTTTCAAAATAAACATTTGATCCAGGCAAAATGTTGTATATTATATATTGAGGGCATGGTGAATTCTGAAATTATCAATGAAAACATAATTATGCCTGTCTTAAACAACAACCTGGCAGAAGAATTAAACAAGACAAATCTTCTGGAGGAACTACAGCATAAAGTAATAGCATCAAATAAAGTCATTATGACAAATGATTTAAATAAAATTGTAAGAAACATAACTTATGGAGACACAATATTTTTACTGGAAGGATATGATAAAGTTCTGGTAATAAGCTCAAAAGGCTGGCAGTCAAGGTCAATCAGCGAGCCGGATTCTGCAAGGGTGATACGCGGGCCAAGAGAGGGATTTACCGAATCAATAGCTGTTAACCTATCCCTAATTCGGAGGAAAATAAAA
This window contains:
- a CDS encoding spore germination protein — protein: MFGQKNDKTTKTTNKISDNKYNNISLTKRLEENITLLENIFSGDEMLVTRRFQNKHLIQAKCCILYIEGMVNSEIINENIIMPVLNNNLAEELNKTNLLEELQHKVIASNKVIMTNDLNKIVRNITYGDTIFLLEGYDKVLVISSKGWQSRSISEPDSARVIRGPREGFTESIAVNLSLIRRKIKNPDLKFKFKELGERTRTVTCICYLEGLALESIINELERRLDGMVIDSILDSGYIQEYIKDEPFSPFETIGASERPDVIASKLLEGRVALFVDGSPFVLTVPFVLAEATQSNEDYYNN